The Candidatus Zixiibacteriota bacterium genome includes a window with the following:
- a CDS encoding diadenylate cyclase, whose product MGHLSYRDDGVALAAGRHLAPSVETSELPQGLGARHRSAAGITALTNAIAVVVSETTGDVRIFSRGKLYMEIEKAK is encoded by the coding sequence ATGGGGCATTTGTCATACCGCGATGACGGTGTCGCCCTGGCGGCAGGTCGGCACCTGGCCCCATCAGTGGAAACGTCCGAGTTGCCCCAGGGGCTCGGCGCTCGGCATCGGAGCGCCGCCGGCATAACAGCATTGACCAATGCCATCGCGGTGGTGGTATCCGAAACCACCGGCGATGTCCGGATTTTTAGTCGCGGCAAACTCTATATGGAAATTGAGAAGGCAAAATAA